The nucleotide sequence GGAAATGTATTTGTAGAGAATGATTTAAGAGCACATACCAATCCCACGCGTATGGCCAACATATTGAAAGCTACACAAGATCTCTCAAGAAAGATGAATTCTGTATGCCCAGAGTGTGAGTCACCTGGCTTCTGGATCACAGAAAGAAAGAAGGGCTTGCCATGCTCTAGCTGTGAAGCGCCAACAAATCTGCCAATAGCTAATGTATGGTCATGCGTAAAGTGTGCGTACAAAAAAGAAGAAATGTTGCTGGATCAAATCAAGGCGGATCCATCAAAGTGCGATTACTGTAATCCCTAAATATATTTGTCGTTTAAAACGACATTGCCAACACAAAGATGAATAATTGACTTGTCCTTTTAAAGGACATTTGATGACCCTGATATCCCAATCTAGAGACAGAGTGGTGGCATCCTGATTGACGGATTGACTCTATGGAAAGTGACCGACTACGCTAATAGCAAGGTAGAGGCGCCATTGAGGACTTCTAATAAAAATAGCCCAACAAGTGGGCTATTGTGAATCTTGGTGGCCCGGGGCGGAATCAACCAGGGCCGAGGATGTTTAATTCCGCCTCTAGACTGTTGCTTTAAAAGACAATTTACTCTTGCTCAATGTTAACAAATTTGTTAACATACACGGATGAGCTATTCCATCCTTTATTACAGCGAGCAGGTTCAAGAAGACATTATGAATCTTCCCGACACGCTTCAAGCTCGCTATATTGGATTGACCACTCGAATGATTGAGCATGGGCCGAATTTAGGCTTGCCTCATACGGACTCATTTGGCGGCGGCTTATTTGAATTAAGACTTAAAGGGGCTGAAGGTATCGCCCGAGTTTTCTTTTGTACGATGGTGGAGAAAGAAATAGTGATGCTCCATAGCTTTATTAAGAAGACTCAAAAGACGCCTGAGAAAGAATTAAAGATTGCGAAAGCACGTATGAAGGAGTGGAAAAAATGACAACACAGAAGAAAACAAAAATGCTTACCCATAAACAAATGATAAGCAAAATGCTTAAAAAGCCAGCTGTAAAAGCCGCAGTCAAAGAACTTGATCGCACTGAATTTGCTATTCTTGATGAGATTCTTACGGCAAGGAAAGAGGCTGGATTAACGCAAGCTCAAGTGGCAAAAAAGATGGGAACACAAACCCCAGCTATTGCTAGATTAGAAAGCTCTCTGGCTACCGGCAAACATTCCCCAAGCCTAACTACCCTAAGAAAGTATGCGGCGGCCTTGGGCAAGAGAGTTGAGCTTCATTTAGTCTGAGGACGTCTATATCCACTGTAATCATTTCACCCATAATTCATAATAGCTATGTTTGAAATAAAATTGATTGATCAGTTTTACTTTCTGGGACAACTAATCAGATATGGCATTTAGCATTGAACAGCTAGGGGATATTGACTATTTGGTCGGGCAGTGGTGTCTGCTTCTGGCTCCACTTGAAATCAAAAAAGATCTTGATTACGATTACGAAATCGATGGCCAGACTGTAAGTGTTTTTGAAGTTCGCCCTTTGTGGCGTGGAAAACCAGGAGAGTTAACTCGACGACCGTTTGTAAAATTTCGGTATATACAGTCTGAGGCTCTGTGGCATATTTATTGGATGCGAGCCAGCGGAAAATGGCAAGCCTATGAGCCAAATCCAATCTCAAAAGATCTCAATGAGGCACTACAAGTTATTGATGCCGATCAATATGGCTGTTTCTTTGGATAACAAGCTTGGGTTAGTCACCCTAGTTGCATTGCCTTGACTATTAGCTACTCCAGAATAAATAACAAGATTTATAGTGTCGATGCTAACTTTCAAATGAAAAAAGAGGGCTAGAAGCTCTCTTTTTGAATTCTTGGTGGCCCGGGGCGGAATCGACCAGGGCCTAGGATGACTGATCCAATCCTTACATTGAAAACAATAATCCCACTGAAAGCCCGATTACCCTCTCGGCACCACCACTCATGCCGTAGGTATAACTAGGACTTAGATACCACCCGACTTTCTTTGTTGTCCAAAACATAAAATCTGCGACGAAGGCAACTCCTGATTGAAGGCCACTACTGGGGGAGCTTGTTTTCCTCCAGATAGCAGGCCCTAAGCCTACGCCAAGCTCAATATCGGATGCCAACTCAAATGGTTTTTTAAAGATGATTTGGGCGCCGAGCTCTTTTGGATTGGATGTACTCAGATACTGCGTTTCCACCTCAATTTCTAATTGATGTTCAATCGCCGTAAATTCAACAGCCAATGAAGTGCCATAGGCTTTTGAACCATCTACTGTATTTTTCTCCATTGCGGGACCTACCAACAAAATCAGTGTACGGTCATCAATAGACTCTTCCGCACTTACTGCTGAGCTATGAATGCTTGAAGCAAAAGCTAAAGCAAACAAAGCAAGTCTTATTGCTTTCACATATAACCTTAAACAAATGTGGAATGCTCAATCGCAAGAGATTGAGTTCAGGGCTATTTGTTTAAGCGTTTCTGGGCGGATACTCGATTCTGGTTGGGAAAAATTCCAGGGTTAAAAGTGGCTCAATAGCGTTATAGCTTTTGAGATCCCGAGCTACTGAAGTATTACTGGATCCCACCATACCAACTACTGAAATGTGATGGCACTGATGGTCGTCATCATGATGGTCTGGGTTACTGGAGCCTGCTTGATCATGATGATCATCGTGAACTATTTGAAATAAGCCATTACTAGATTGATCATCATTCCAAGTAATTTGGACTACGCCCTCCTGAGTCTGATGTGATTGCTCATGAGCCGCCCCCAATGTAGGCATAAAAGCTGTATTGAATATAAAGATGAAGGTAGCAATAGAAACCAAACTCATTGGCTGATTCTAAGGTATTTGGCGTTTAAGCCACATCTAATGGGTATTTTTCCAATTGAGAGTCATTCTCAATTGTATGCTAAGATGAGAACAATTCTCATTAAGCATATTTGGCATCTCTGATGTTTTTCTCATTTAATACAAACCGCACAGCCTTTATAGGCCTAATTAGTTCCCTTTATTTGGGGGCTCTATCTTGTACTGTAAGAGCAGAGGCGCCAGTTAGTGACATGCCCACTGTTTTGGCTGAATCGCCCGTAAGTGACTCACCTAAGGTTGATAGCTCAGTTTCTGTAGAGGGCGAAACTGAGCAGTGGAGCATTCATGGGCAATCCACTTATATCGTTCAACAGAAAAATAATTTCAAGTCGCCTTACTATGGACAAAACAGCCTTCTCAACAAATCTGAAGGCGGTGGTGGCAAGAGCTACACATTAAGTGCTACAGCGTTCTTAGGGGCAAGACTTTGGGAAGGCGCTGAAGTTTATTGGAACCCAGAGATGTTCGAGGGAACGCCTTTTAATGGACAGCTTGTTGGTCTAGGTGGATTTCAGAATGGCGAGCTACAAAAAGGCTCATATGCCCCACCTATTTACTACACCGCTCGTGCGTTTATTCGTCAAACCTTTGGCTTGGGCGGCGGCAAAGAACATATTGAAGGTGGGCCAAATCAGCTTGCGGGCAATCTCGATAAAAATAGAATCGTGGTGTCATACGGTAAGTTCGCAACATTAGATTTCTTTGATCAAAATAGTTACAGTCACGATCCTCGCACGCAGTTTCAGAACTTTGCTCTTTTCTCTATGGGCGCCTATGGATATGCGGCTGATAGCAAAGGCTATACCTATGGTGTTGTAGCAGAGTGGTATCAAGATGACTGGATTTTGAAGGCGGCAAGATTAGCGATGCCAACTATTCCGAATACCGCTCAGCTTGACTACAGCATGAGCCAAGACTACGGCAATCAAATTGAATTAACTCATGAACATGAGCTATGGGGTAAGCCTGGCGCAGTAAGGGCCCTGTATTACCAACAACATGCCTATATGGGCAACTACCAAAATGCGATTAATCAGGCTCAGCAGACTGGTGGCACTCCTGATGTAACTGGCGTACGCAGGGGGGGCGCAGAGCTCATGGGGCTATGGCTTCAATATTGAGCAGGCCATCAATGATGATGTTGGAGTCTTTGGTCGCTGGAGCTGGAATCCAGGCACAACCGAAGCGCAGACTGTAGACATCAGTAGATCACTATCGGGCGGTGTGAGCATCAAAGGCTCTAGTTGGTCGCGCCCCAAAGATACGGTAGGCATAGGTTATGCGGTCAATGGAATCTCTTCATCGCAGATTGCCTACCTTCAACAAGGCGGTATGGCGGCATTTATTGGTGATGGCGCACTTAGCTATAAGAAAGAACAAATATTGGAAACTTTTTATAGCGCAAAGGTATATAAGGAGCTGTTCATATCTGCCGACTATCAACGGATTGCTAATCCCGCCTACAACTCAGCTCGTGGTCCAGTTAATTTCTTTGGCTTAAGAGCACACATAGAAATGTAATGTCGTTTTAAAGGACAGTTCATGATGGGGGTATCTGGCTCTAATGGCGTCTAAGCCCACCCAGCCTATACAAATAAAAAACCACCCGAGGGTGGTTTTGGTATTTCTTGGTGGCCCGGGGCGGAATCGATTAGGGCGTAGGAGTTCTCATCCTTGCGGAAAGTGCTCGATATGAACCTCACCTTGCCGCCCGAAATAGTTGACATACTTTCCAGCTATCCAAACGATGTATCCAATACAGCCGGCAGACATCGTTAGCTTAATAAACTCA is from Polynucleobacter sp. MWH-S4W17 and encodes:
- a CDS encoding type II toxin-antitoxin system RelE/ParE family toxin → MSYSILYYSEQVQEDIMNLPDTLQARYIGLTTRMIEHGPNLGLPHTDSFGGGLFELRLKGAEGIARVFFCTMVEKEIVMLHSFIKKTQKTPEKELKIAKARMKEWKK
- a CDS encoding helix-turn-helix domain-containing protein, which produces MTTQKKTKMLTHKQMISKMLKKPAVKAAVKELDRTEFAILDEILTARKEAGLTQAQVAKKMGTQTPAIARLESSLATGKHSPSLTTLRKYAAALGKRVELHLV
- a CDS encoding DUF3024 domain-containing protein, producing MAFSIEQLGDIDYLVGQWCLLLAPLEIKKDLDYDYEIDGQTVSVFEVRPLWRGKPGELTRRPFVKFRYIQSEALWHIYWMRASGKWQAYEPNPISKDLNEALQVIDADQYGCFFG
- a CDS encoding carbohydrate porin; its protein translation is MPTVLAESPVSDSPKVDSSVSVEGETEQWSIHGQSTYIVQQKNNFKSPYYGQNSLLNKSEGGGGKSYTLSATAFLGARLWEGAEVYWNPEMFEGTPFNGQLVGLGGFQNGELQKGSYAPPIYYTARAFIRQTFGLGGGKEHIEGGPNQLAGNLDKNRIVVSYGKFATLDFFDQNSYSHDPRTQFQNFALFSMGAYGYAADSKGYTYGVVAEWYQDDWILKAARLAMPTIPNTAQLDYSMSQDYGNQIELTHEHELWGKPGAVRALYYQQHAYMGNYQNAINQAQQTGGTPDVTGVRRGGAELMGLWLQY
- a CDS encoding carbohydrate porin; translated protein: MNDDVGVFGRWSWNPGTTEAQTVDISRSLSGGVSIKGSSWSRPKDTVGIGYAVNGISSSQIAYLQQGGMAAFIGDGALSYKKEQILETFYSAKVYKELFISADYQRIANPAYNSARGPVNFFGLRAHIEM